TTCTTTTTTCTTGTTTAAGATTCCCTTGGTCCATTTTCACGGCAGATTTAAACCATTTAtcaattgtgatttttattgtcttctattttgtttcatTGAAAAGATTACAATAAAACATGATAACCATTAGTGACAAAACAGAAAAGGGAATAGTTTATTAAGTTGTATATGTAGAATGACACCTAACTCGCACCAAGAAACCTATCTATATATGCTAAAAGAGTTCAACAGGTGCATGAATTCGCCACCTTCCAATGAGTTCCACATAGTAAAATCCTCAAATCTTTTACTAAGAGACCCATGATGATTATTATCTGACGGAAGGTCAACCTCATCTTAGAAGATGCACAACACAAACAGAACAACATACATTAATGAAGAACACCATTGcgtgataaaaatttaaaatataagccGCTTCTAATATATACCAGGTGTGATTTCCTATTCCTTTTTTGCATTGATTTCTTAATTGACTTGTCCAACTCTGCTCCAAGTCTCTTACCCTTAGGCCGTCCTTTGGTTTTGACTCTTGAAGGTCCCTGAATGTCATGTACAATCGCACTGCCTGTGCTCTGTGTGGGCACGGTATTCTGAGACGCAACAGCAGTAGTGGAACGCATGCTGGCACGGTAATCAATCAGCTTGGACTTTGCATCCCAAAGGGCAGCTCGCAAGATGGTTGCTTCCTCATCACAAGCAACAAACTCCTGCGCAACATTATAGAACTCTGAACACAGATGCCTGAACAAGTTGTTGCTTTTATCACTCTGAGCCACGTCATGACTACTCTTGACGTAAGTGTGCTCGCGGATGACATTCTTACTCCATCGAGGAAGAACATAGCAGCTCGGTACTATGTCAACTCTGTAGTATGACCAGACCGCAAGGGTGTGGCAACACAATATACCAGCGGATTCAAACTTGTTGCACTCGCACTGACCCTTTCAACTCAAAGGGTCAAAGTCGACCCTAAAAGTATGGTAGACCGGCTTCCCCCAGAATACCTTCTGCTCGTCCACTGTAATAGAAATTGTGTCTCCTTTTTGTTCAATTGACCGAACCACGCAATCGATTTTTTTTCTTCCCTCCAGTTGAAGAATCCTGAACATACTACTGGTGTATTCCTGCTGAAACTGTCTCTCAATGCCCGTGCTCCCTATACATGGGATGACACCTTTCGAGTCTGCAGCATCATCTTCCAGCTCCTTTTGCTCCTTGGTTCCGAGGACATTGTCGTATTCGTGGACGAACTGAACCAACCCACTCTTGCAATGCAGGTATCCACCATAAAATGCGTGCATACTTTCACTACGCTGTGTACTCCTCATGCCTGCCCAAAATTCACTCTTGAAAAATATTGGAACCCACTTCTGTCGATTCGCGTAAAGgtcagccaaaaaaaaaaaacaaatggttACGAACATCCAGACACACTGATAGAAAAAACATCTCTTTATATACTGAAAGGAACATCCACTGTTGCTAGAGGTGGAAAAATCAGTTACATTTCTTATAAAAATAATAGGAACGGAATCAAGGTGGCACAAATCACATGATGTGAATAAATAGACAACTAGAAACCAACAGAAGGGATTTATTTTAACAATCACCTACCTGCTAACCATCTGTTTTGGCCTAACTTGAACTGTTTGATGAAACCATCCCAATTAGACTCGAATGATTCAGTCGAAGGAGAATTCCACACAATGTGATTCATCACTGCATGCAGTTCTCCGTACCTCGCGTATCCACCAATCTTGAATTGTGATTTCTTCATTATGTGCTAGATACACCATCGGTGGACAGTGTCAGGTAGGACATTCCTAATAGCTCCAGTCATCGCCTTGCACTGGTCAGTGATAATCTCCTTGGTACAGATCCAACGCATCTCGCCCACGGCGTGAACACCCACTCAAAACTAGGGATCTTCTCGCTCCCAAGTAAAGCACAGCCAACAAGAGTAGACTTCCCATGGTGGTTTACACCTACAAAGGATGCAAACGGCAGACCATGCCTGTGTAAAGAGCAAAGAAAATTGTGAGGCAACAatagaaaattaagaaataactGCTCTTGCTATTTACAAATACATATACAGACCTGTTTCTTCTGTATGTGGTGTCAAACGACACCACATCTCCGAAATATTCATACGAAGCCCTGCACCTTGCATCTACCCAAAGTGCGCTCCTAAACTTATTAGCATCATCAACATCTATTGCATAGAAGAAGTTGGGATTGATCTCTTTCATTCGAACAAAATAATTCATCACCCCCTGGAAGTCCTCATTGTCATCGGAGCATCAGAGATTGCGTGTGATGTAATTTCTGACATCCTTTTCTGAAAAACCCAGGTTTGCAGACCCACCAACCTCGTTTGCCAGTGCTAGATACGTCTTGTTGGGTCTTATTCCAGCATCGTCATTATCCGTAATGACACACTTAGCTTGCAGGGTCAGCTCCCGGTACTCATGATAGTGGACAGCTTTCTCAGCCGAACAAGGGTGAGAATGCCTCAGTTCTAATCTAGACACAACCCAACATTCATTCTCATTGTCCAGCACAACATACATCCTTGCTTTGCATCTCGTGGCTGTAATTCTATTTGCTCGAGTTGCTGCGTTCACCCTAGACTCTCGATAACCTTCACGCATGCAGTAAATAGATTAATTAACCGGTATCTTTGATTCCTTCCGCGTCTTGTCAAATTTTGTGTTCCTGATTTTAGTAACGAACCCAACTTTCTTTGCatagtttgcataaaatttttgtGCGAGAGACAACGAACCAAAACTTATTCCTACGACTGGAATTTCCTCTTCACCTACGCCACTATGATCCGGCAACTGTAATGTCAATACACAAAATTAGATACGAATTAAACTAGCCCTACACAGTAAGTGTTTAATAGAAATTCTTAGCATACTATAATAATATCTCAAATAAATGagctttttgaatttaaaaaaaaaaccaaaaaagagTTGATAGGtttacaaatcacaaaacaccTTTATATAATAACATGggaataatttcaataaaatacTATCATGATAAATCTAgaaatgatatttaaaaattaggGAAGTGTATAATCATCAATCTACTTTTTTCATCCTATGTCATTATATGGTCTAATAATATTTGAGGATTCATAAATCACTCACTAATAGAGTTATACTATATTGAAGGCATGTGCCGAGTTGGTATATCCTACCCTTACGAAGTAAGTGAAGTGTGAAATCAAAGCATATTCTCATCTCATAAAAACCTTGCCAAGGCATAAATACCTTTAAGAAAGAGCACATGATCTTTCTTAATCAATAATACAAAGTTAACGTAGTGAAAAGTCCAATATCGCTTAAGAAACATCTTATTAGCATGAACTAGAAACATCGAGATAGCACATTCAAACCTGGTGTCCATCGTCTAGCTCATCCTTTCTAATCACAACGACATCGGTAATTTCGTCGAACTTCAATTAAAGAAACCAGAAAAAGGAATTTGTCAAGTTAAGAACATTCCTTACTATATATTTAATGAGTCATATAAAAACCATCAAAAAAAATTGCATCACAAAATATGGGAGTCAAGCATACTTTAATGATGGTAATTCTAATGATTTACACATGATGGGTAAGTGTTTAGTAGCAATTTTTTGCTCAGCTCAATACCTAACTGTGCTAGAATTATCCAAAACGATATagttttttaagtaaaaaaattcaaattagcaTGAATAAGAATGCTTCTTCAAATACCACGTTgttacaaaatttaaaacaatcaaTGAGAAGCTTATAAAACATACCTTGCACCCTACTTGTTCTTGAATGTCTAATTCATCCACATTGAATTGTTCATCGCCTGGTATTGGATTGGTGAATGTAGTAATCGATCCTCCTTCAGTGAGTGAAAAGGCCATGGAAGATGCTCTGTTCCGGTAATGATCTCGTAGCCTTATCTTTGATTGTTTGACTTGATGAGGTTGGCGCCGTTGATGACACCCTCACCAAACCATGCACTGTAGCCGCCGTGATGGGAAGTTCTAATCGGTGCCGTCAGTAATATCAAGAGTAACGATGAATTACGCCACCAAATAGAAAAGAAAGTTAATTCAGGTTTGACCAAAGGGAAGCTGAATTTTGAATCGGGCTTGATGAAGTGTTCTGTGATCCTAGAAGAggtttttagttttttgaaaCATATTAGTCAAGGAGTGATTTTGTTGAACATggcaattaataacaaaaattgaaaattaaataaaattaaattaattaagcaaaatgtgattttgtttattttttagctGATCCCCTTTTGGTTccacatactttttcttttattttattatctgttTATTCAGTTTCTTTTAATATACATATGCACATGCTTGAAAGTATACCAAATTTACGCATAAGGATATTCTTGAATCTATGATGGTCTATTAATGGGGTATTGATCGATATTTGCTGGAATTTTAGCATTATCCGTATAATTTCTTTAATCCCTTCGCATCATCTGAAATTTTCAAAGACTtattaggaaaaaaaatattgattaatcaacatttttttcaatttatttagaTTTAAACAAAAAACTTTCCACCGTTGTAATtaaggaattttttattttaataaataaaaaaaataataattactaaaataaataatttaaaagatatttaccaatttatatttttcagtcttatctcgtttacagtgtaaacgaaataagacaCGTCAACTGCAACGTGtctatctcatttacactgtaaacgagatatatagaAGACAACGACAGTAActataaaaggatgtgtaacACTTggtattttttacaaattttttctatcttttttctgTCTCGTATTTCTCACGAAAACAAGGCATCAATGGCCATTAATAGTCCATACATAGCTGTGCTTGTTTATCCCAATTATCGTATGAGAAATGACGACAACGGGGTGACATTTGAGTGTGAGGATCTGATATTATTTCGCAGTCAGCGTGTGAATATGTTGTCggatttgaagagtttgatattgagcaagctCGGTGATACAGAGTCGGAAGGTGGTGTATAGGTTGCTGACACCCATGGGTAACGGAATTTTCCGGTTTTGACTATTCCGACTTCAAGGAGACGAGCATGTGCGACTGATGTTTGACATCTATGGGAGGATCATGGTGGAGTAGGTTATGGAGCTTTCTGCCGAGGTGGGACACAGTGGTGGTGGGAGTTCCGTACACTCGACCTATGTACAGAACGATCGACCTCTCGCACCACTGCCTATTCATGTCGCCATTCCAGTGGATGAGGCAGAAGAGGGCGAGAAAAAGTCGGATGATGATTACGTGGTGGACAGTGCGGAGAGCGACTCGTTTTATGGTGGGGATGAGAATGAGTGTGTTCCGGAGACACCTGTCCAAACTATGGCGTGCCATGTCCTGCCTCCACCTCACTCAATTCCAGCGCTATCGGCAGTGCCAACTCACTATCACTGTCTAGATCTGGACGCCATGCATGAGAGGACTCTATTTTTTGACACGGGTGAAGAGGATTACAACCTAGACGGCGGTGTAGAGTTTCAAGTCGGCCACAGGTTTAGAAGCTGAGAGGCAGTGCTTCAGGGTGTGAAGAACTATAGCATTCGCAGGAGTGCGGAGTACCGGGTGATCGAATCAGAtcgattaaagtaccatgtgcagtgCCGTCAAGTTGAGAATGGGTGTCAATGGAGCCTCCGTGTGGCCCTTCGGCAGAACCTTGGATAATAGTAAGTTCAACTTTACTTGTGCTTTTTAGTACTTCTCTACGATATATTAAGTAGGTTTGAGATATGGCTGAAACAACACTATTTTGTTGTGTTCATAGAGGTTCGGAGTGTTGGTGGAGTTCACAGATATCTAGCACCCACCATGTCTCAAGACCATCGTTAGTTAGACAGCAGTCTGATCTGCAGGATCATATTGCCGTTGATTCAGTCAACCCCTCTGTGAGTATTTCGGTATTGCAAGGTGTGGTCCAGgcaagctatcacttcaaaccaTCTTACAGAAAGGTGGGAATGGCAAAGCATAAGGCAATTGCACAGATATACGGGGATTGGGAAGAGTCGTACAACAATGTACCGAAGCTACTTTAGGAATTCCAGAGCTATTTTCCTGGTACCATTTGTGACCTACGCGTCAAACTATTCTATGCGAAACTGTAACAGGTCGATCAAAACTCTCCAACACAAGATCCTGGCCTGATGATGATCCCTACTCTGTTGCTACAACCCAACCAACCTGACAGGTCCCAAGAAGATATATACAGTTCGTTAAGTAACATCTCATATGAGGTGACAACAATATATAATGGAAATACATAAATAAACAGTTGTTACCTCGTAGCCATTGGATACTGGTAGATTCCTCTATCTAGTGGACACTACTGAGAAAATTTCTGATAGATCCAGGTCATCAACAGCGGAGTGCAACCGGCGATATCCGTAATGCCCCGCTGTGCCGCCGAACAAAGTGACTAGTATGTCTAGGCCAGCACAGCCGAGCCACAGGTAAGCGCCCTACACTCCCCGAAGTCCCAGAGAAGCGGTAGCCAATGTATGTGCACTAGGTTATTGTACTTGTTTGTCATCAGATGCCCTCCAATAAGTAACATAATATAGCACCTGGCGTACTATCGGAGGGTTTCCGAGTGGTCTATCGGGGGCATCTGGCGGACACGATCCCACAGCTACACGAGCTTTAGCGTGAAGGACTCCTTCCTCTGCGCAGCTTGCTGTGCCGCCACCAGAGGCCTGACACCAAATAGCTGCTCCACCATAGCCCACGTCTCCGTGCCGTACCACCTACTGATGTCACGGAAGCACCCGCAACGGGGTTTCCATGTGCGCGTAGACCTAGGTGGTACGCCATGTCCTGCAGGGTGATAGTGACTCACCCCACGGGAGATGAAACGTGTACGTCTCCAGAGGCCATCGCTCCACGAGTGTCGAAATTAGGGAATTGTTAAAAGTGAAGTCTCTGAGTGGCACCGTGTCGCCATATCCGGCCTCAACCAGATACGGGACGATAGCGTCGGGTGGAGGAAGGGCATGGCTCACTGCAGGGGCAGTAGAAGGCGAGGCCtctgaagaataaaaaaattcaaccTTATAAACAGATGATCATAAATTTATGCACATTACTGAATTCTtacgttttgttttttttttagtaattaaatcaCCTTAACGTCATATACAGCAAATATTTCTATCTAACTTACAGTTACTTCTACTTAAGAACATACTTCCATGTTTCTAGCTGACACATGTCTCTAAATTACATACGCCAGAAAACCTTTCCTAATTAGAACGTTATAAATACTAACAACCTAGCACAAGAAAAACAGAGTTCCTCCTAGAGACCTATCACTAAATCATTTAACTACGTTCTTGTCACTTCAGAACTACCCTAACAATGGCTACATACTTATATTAAACAAAAAGAACGCAACTAACCTCAAAGTCGGCCGCCCCAGCATAATGTGACGTCTCGTTCAGCCTGTTGATGTCTTCGTCGTTCCCCGCATGGCGCGCCATCACTGTATCAGTATAAAATAGGGTAGGAAAGGGTCAAAATATGGGAGAAAGAGGTTGACTAAGTCAAACTGGGGCCCCATAGCCGCTGTAAACGACTTCTACTTATAGGCGTGCATAGAgcttatcttgtttacagtgtaaacgaaatatacaCGTTACAGCTGACgtgtcttatctcatttacactataaacgaaatACACAAAATgccatctcgtttacactataaacaaaataagactgaaaaatttaaatcgataaattttttttaaattatttattttgataattattatatttattttatttattaaacataTCTTTTATAATTGATTTTGTCATTTCAATGCAAATTCATTGTTGAAACAATCTTTCTTCTCTCCTATTGATTTCAGGGAATGTCAATAATCGAATAAATAAAGCATATtatgatgatgaattgatgatgatgatgatatgatAATTGGGTGcaagagaaaaagtgaaaaagaacaGAAGCCTAGCACGTGTCCCTATTACAAGTAACCTAGCTCTAATTATTAGGCAATACAACTTTCGGCattaaacttcaaatttttatatgtacATGTTTTCAAACTACTAACTTTAGGATGGGCCAAAAAGGAAAATTTGATATAGATTCCCAtgtcttaatttaattttgtacTTATTCATTCGTTCAATCAATCAAtttgatgtttttatttttattcacccAGTTGCTTGATTTCAACGGCAATAATGAACAAACATAACCATGGAAGAGTATCGGTACTATGCTTCGATCAATGATTAATGAAAGAGTTTGGCACACTTTAAGTATATTCTTTTTAGAATTTGTTAGTTATAATAATATCACAAGTGATGAGAAGCTttagtgtgtgtgtgagagagagagagagtaaattTGTTATTTGCATGATAATCCTCcaactaatatttatattattaagagTTCTAATAATAACGTGTTTTTAAAACTCTAGTCCGCGGGTATTTTACTATTTTCTCAAGTGATTTCAGTTTTCTTAACCTTTATCTTGATAGATCCACAGATGTTTAAATTTTGGTACCAAAAATAATTCAACTAACCTGACAGAAAATTTATAAATGGAGTACCATTTTTTCTTAACGAAGATTCGCTCTATTAGTAAGATTTGAATTGAAGACTAATTATACTGTATGTATACAAAAAAAATctgtaatttatataaaatatatattaaaatacaaaatacatgtATATTAAAATCTGTAAAATAAtacatatctatatatataaatagttaaatacataATATACTTTATTTTGAAGCTGTTTTTTCAAGTGGGCACGTAACATTTTTTGATATTATTGTGATAAGAAAAATTCTTTTCACCATATATAGACTATTATTAGATAcgagttttgtatttttataaattttcaaGACACAAATAGCGGCATACTTTAGATCTAAGAAGGGTATACAATATATAGCAAAATAGTTTAGATATATATAACCTAATAATTTACATATGCTAAACACTTTAAATTAAATCAACCTATACTAGACTACTAGCATTTTTAATTTGGGTTCTTGTTACTAAGGAGTGAACGCGAATAGGATCGGGTATGATTAAAATTTTGATCTGATTGGATATCGGATatgtttataaaatataaaaatatttttaaaaatttatttttattaaaaaatatcaataaaattcatttttttatttttttaaatatgtttacttttaaaataatattaaacatacatttcttaaattataaactaaaataatccaacatatatgataattgttagttaaaataaaatataaaaaaataattacttatttatttttatttttgcggatatgCGGATATGCGGTTACCAACACAAAATCCACAATTCAATCTAATCCGATAGCCTTGCAGATcggatttatatatataattttcaaatcGGATTCAGATATGATCCGATTAACAAACACCCTACTTGTTACTAGAATGCAACTTGTGTTGAGGCTAAGGCTTTGATATCCAAAGTTGCACATAGTTAAATATTACGGGAAAATAGGTACTTTTGGTTAGATCAATTAGTTGGAAACTTCGTTTGAGATTCAACTCTTTTGCTAATTTTCTACTAATTTATCTTGTCTGATCcttaatcaaaattttttaatattatttaattacttatgagaaattctcaacaacaaaaaaaagtttGAGAATATAGATAATATCATCATTATAGAAGATAGATCCATACGCAAGTTTTAATATGCAAAAAACAAGGGCATTTAAAAATGTTAATATTTCAATCATGCTTAGATACATAGATTTATATGGCAGAAAGGTACATAAACTTATAGTTTCAAACATGGTTGTTAGGGGCGGTTAACTGAGCAAAAAGTGAAGCAAGTCGTGGGGCATTAGTTGCAACTTGCAAATGCTAATATCAAGATAATGGATCTCCCTTTCAAGTGTTGTTTATATGTTATCTAATTCATGATATTTGATATTAGGTTTggttttatgtaaaattaatagttaatagtTGAAAATAgttgataatttagtcaaattatttaatgatttttaattatcaatttcaatGATATTAAATTTGTACATTGTACATGATgtctttagtttttttatttgttttctattatagagaatacaatttttttttgttcacgGGAATTTTATTTAATAGTTTGTCGCTATTTAATAGGTTGTTATATGTACAAGGTGAAATTTAAACTACACACTTATTTAAACAGATGAATAAATTAATCATTTGTCTAATTTAAATTGGTTAGAAAATAcaatttttactcttttttttggtTAACACAATCTTTACTCTTTacctaattcttttt
This region of Arachis hypogaea cultivar Tifrunner chromosome 8, arahy.Tifrunner.gnm2.J5K5, whole genome shotgun sequence genomic DNA includes:
- the LOC112705046 gene encoding protein FAR1-RELATED SEQUENCE 9-like, whose product is MAFSLTEGGSITTFTNPIPGDEQFNVDELDIQEQVGCKFDEITDVVVIRKDELDDGHQLPDHSGVGEEEIPVVGISFGYRESRVNAATRANRITATRCKARMYVVLDNENECWVVSRLELRHSHPCSAEKAVHYHEYRELTLQAKCVITDNDDAGIRPNKTYLALANEGVMNYFVRMKEINPNFFYAIDVDDANKFRSALWVDARCRASYEYFGDVVSFDTTYRRNRHGLPFASFVGVNHHGKSTLVGCALLGSEKIPSFEWVFTPWARCVGSHIMKKSQFKIGGYARYGELHAVMNHIVWNSPSTESFESNWDGFIKQFKLGQNRWLAGMRSTQRSESMHAFYGGYLHCKSGLVQFVHEYDNVLGTKEQKELEDDAADSKGVIPCIGSTGIERQFQQEYTSSMFRILQLEGRKKIDCVVRSIEQKGDTISITVDEQKGQCECNKFESAGILCCHTLAVWSYYRVDIVPSCYVLPRWSKNVIREHTYVKSSHDVAQSDKSNNLFRHLCSEFYNVAQEFVACDEEATILRAALWDAKSKLIDYRASMRSTTAVASQNTVPTQSTGSAIVHDIQGPSRVKTKGRPKGKRLGAELDKSIKKSMQKRNRKSHLMRLTFRQIIIIMGLLVKDLRILLCGTHWKVANSCTC